Proteins encoded within one genomic window of Streptomyces sp. NBC_00523:
- the rplJ gene encoding 50S ribosomal protein L10: protein MARPDKAAAVAELADQFRSSNAAVLTEYRGLTVAQLKQLRRSLGENAQYAVVKNTLTKIAANEAGIDTLDDLFAGPTAVAFVTGDPVESAKGLRDFAKDNPNLIIKGGVLDGKALSADDIKQLADLESREVLLAKLAGAMKGKQTQAAQLFQALPSKFVRTAEALRVKLEEQGGAGTPAPAEAAE, encoded by the coding sequence ATGGCTAGGCCCGACAAGGCTGCAGCGGTAGCCGAGCTCGCGGACCAGTTCCGCAGCTCGAACGCCGCCGTGCTGACCGAGTACCGGGGTCTCACCGTGGCACAGCTCAAGCAGCTGCGCCGTTCGCTCGGTGAGAACGCCCAGTACGCCGTGGTGAAGAACACGCTGACCAAGATTGCGGCCAACGAGGCCGGGATCGACACGCTGGACGACCTGTTCGCAGGTCCGACGGCGGTTGCCTTCGTCACCGGTGACCCGGTGGAGTCGGCGAAGGGTCTTCGTGACTTCGCCAAGGACAACCCGAACCTGATCATCAAGGGCGGTGTCCTTGACGGCAAGGCGCTGTCCGCCGATGACATCAAGCAGCTCGCGGACCTCGAGTCCCGCGAGGTTCTGCTCGCCAAGCTGGCCGGTGCCATGAAGGGCAAGCAGACTCAGGCTGCGCAGCTCTTCCAGGCGCTGCCGTCGAAGTTCGTCCGCACCGCGGAAGCGCTTCGCGTCAAGCTGGAGGAGCAGGGCGGTGCCGGTACGCCGGCTCCCGCCGAGGCCGCCGAGTAA
- the rplL gene encoding 50S ribosomal protein L7/L12, translating into MAKLSQEDLLAQFEELTLIELSEFVKAFEEKFDVTAAAAVAVAGPGQAGPAAPVEDEKDEFDVILTAAGDKKIQVIKVVRELTSLGLKEAKDLVDGAPKPVLEKVAKDAADKAAESLKGAGASVEVK; encoded by the coding sequence ATGGCGAAGCTCAGCCAGGAAGACCTGCTCGCTCAGTTCGAGGAGCTCACCCTCATCGAGCTCTCCGAGTTCGTGAAGGCCTTCGAGGAGAAGTTCGACGTCACCGCCGCCGCGGCCGTCGCCGTCGCGGGCCCGGGCCAGGCCGGCCCGGCCGCCCCGGTCGAGGACGAGAAGGACGAGTTCGACGTCATCCTCACCGCCGCCGGTGACAAGAAGATCCAGGTCATCAAGGTCGTGCGTGAGCTGACCTCCCTCGGCCTGAAGGAGGCCAAGGACCTCGTGGACGGCGCCCCGAAGCCCGTCCTCGAGAAGGTCGCGAAGGACGCCGCGGACAAGGCTGCCGAGTCCCTCAAGGGCGCCGGCGCCTCCGTCGAGGTCAAGTGA